From the genome of Miscanthus floridulus cultivar M001 chromosome 10, ASM1932011v1, whole genome shotgun sequence, one region includes:
- the LOC136488471 gene encoding protein BYPASS1-LIKE-like: MPATDLQGSSPSTHAHSSPFSSFGRTLLSLRRDAAPSAASAAAAMPPPGPAVDPELEEFHAHVAAQLADLSAAAAGAGGEEEFMSIPWIRRLLEAFLLCQDEFRVALAEARRRGGVTLTPAAERLVADFGERAVKALDVCNAARDGVDQARRWERLAGIAASALLPQAPAEEGQRQIHEGQLRRARKALSDLSVLLIDDAAAAAGAGGGLASFLSSHRNRSFGRARASPSRASSSSSTSSPSAHFRSLSWSVSRTWSAARQLQAIGAGLAAPRATEAAAASSLAAPAYAMVCLLHLAAWALVAAVPCPDRAAALQAHHHLPSPPPRAAFPWAPPLLALQERLAEEGKRKDRRNSCGLLREIHSLEKCAQRLAEAIDAAPAPLTGEREAEVREAAAELAAACAAMKDGLDPLERQVREVFHRIVRSRMEGFDSPMLNAD, translated from the coding sequence ATGCCGGCCACGGACCTCCAGGGCTCTTCGCCGTCGACGCACGCCCACTCCTCCCCGTTCTCCTCCTTCGGCCGCAccctcctctccctccgccgCGACGCCGCCCCGTCGGCTGCGTCCGCGGCGGCCGCGATGCCGCCGCCCGGGCCCGCCGTCGACCCGGAGCTCGAGGAGTTCCACGCCCACGTCGCTGCGCAACTCGCGGACCTGAGtgcggccgccgccggcgctggCGGGGAGGAGGAGTTCATGTCCATCCCGTGGATCCGGCGCCTGCTGGAGGCGTTCCTGCTGTGCCAGGACGAGTTCCGGGTGGCGCTTGCCGAGGCGCGCCGCCGCGGCGGGGTCACTCTCACTCCCGCCGCGGAGAGGCTGGTGGCGGACTTCGGCGAGCGCGCCGTCAAGGCGCTCGACGTCTGCAACGCGGCGCGCGACGGCGTCGACCAGGCTCGCCGCTGGGAGCGCCTCGCGGGCATCGCGGCCTCCGCGCTGCTGCCTCAGGCGCCCGCAGAGGAGGGGCAGAGGCAGATCCACGAGGGCCAGCTCCGGCGCGCGCGCAAGGCGCTCTCGGACCTCTCCGTGCTCCTCATCGacgacgccgccgctgccgcgggcgccggcggcggcctcGCCTCGTTCCTCTCGTCCCACCGCAACCGCTCCTTCGGCCGCGCGCGGGCCTCCCCCTCCcgcgcctcctcctcgtcctccacctcatcgccCTCCGCGCACTTCCGCTCGCTCTCATGGAGCGTGTCGCGCACGTGGTCGGCGGCGCGCCAGCTGCAGGCCATCGGGGCCGGCCTGGCCGCGCCGCGCGCCAccgaggccgccgccgcctcgagcCTCGCGGCCCCGGCCTACGCCATGGTCTGCCTGCTCCACCTCGCCGCCTGGGCGCTCGTCGCCGCGGTCCCCTGCCCGGACCGCGCCGCCGCGCTCCAGGCGCACCACCACCTCCCGTCCCCGCCTCCGCGCGCCGCGTTCCCATGGGCGCCGCCGCTCCTCGCGCTCCAGGAGCGCCTCGCCGAGGAAGGGAAGCGCAAGGACCGCCGCAACTCGTGCGGCCTGCTCAGGGAGATCCACTCGCTGGAGAAGTGCGCGCAGAGGCTCGCCGAGGCCATCGACGCCGCGCCCGCCCCTCTCACTGGCGAGCGGGAAGCCGAGGTGCGGGAGGCTGCGGCCGAGCTCGCCGCGGCGTGCGCCGCCATGAAGGATGGGCTGGACCCGCTGGAGAGACAGGTCCGGGAGGTCTTCCACCGCATTGTGCGCAGCCGAATGGAGGGCTTCGATTCACCGATGCTCAATGCTGATTGA
- the LOC136486378 gene encoding tubby-like F-box protein 13, with amino-acid sequence MSFRSIVRDVRDGFGSLSRRGFEVRFLSHRRGKSHGAVHELHDPVPVVQSSCWASLPPELLRDVIVRLETSEDTWPSRKHVVACAAVCRTWREMCREIVKSPEFSGKITFPVSLKQPGPRDGTIQCFIKSNKSTQIYSLYLSFSSAVPAENGKFLLSAKRNCRPTYTEYTISINSGDISRSASNNTYIGKLRSNFLGTKFVIYDTQPPYNATSPAGAGKTSQRFYSKQGSTKVSSSRYSIAQVSYELNVLGTRGPRRMNCVMHSIPASCLEAGGSVPCQPDSIGARTVGGSFSSVSLSKPSTMDHSMHFSSSRFSDAVTGDGIVSRGQALSDADDEECRDTPLVLRNKAPRWHEQLQCWCLNFRGRVTVASVKNFQLVAATTQPAAAGAPTPPQAAPPPGPAPGPLPPDQEVLLQFGKVGKDIFTMDYCYPLSAFQAFAICLSSFDTKLACE; translated from the exons ATGTCATTCCGTAGCATCGTGCGTGATGTAAGGGATGGCTTCGGGAGCTTGTCTAGGAGGGGATTCGAGGTCAGGTTTCTGAGTCATCGCAGAGGGAAATCTCATGGTGCTGTCCATGAGCTGCACGACCCAGTGCCTGTGGTACAGAGCAGCTGCTGGGCTAGCTTGCCTCCTGAATTACTTCGAGATGTGATTGTGAGGCTGGAGACCAGTGAGGATACATGGCCTTCTAGGAAGCATGTAGTTGCTTGTGCAGCTGTCTGCAGAACATGGAGAGAGATGTGTAGAGAGATTGTCAAGAGCCCAGAGTTTTCTGGGAAAATCACTTTTCCTGTTTCCCTGAAGCAG CCTGGGCCTCGAGATGGAACTATTCAGTGTTTCATTAAGAGCAATAAATCTACCCAAATCTACAGTCTGTACCTTAGCtttagctctg CTGTCCCTGCCGAAAATGGCAAATTCCTTCTATCAGCCAAAAGGAACTGCCGTCCAACATACACAGAATATACAATATCAATAAATTCTGGTGATATATCTAGGTCTGCCAGTAACAACACGTACATTGGGAAATTAAG GTCAAATTTCCTTGGCACAAAATTTGTAATATACGATACTCAGCCACCATACAATGCAACTAGTCCTGCAGGGGCAGGGAAAACAAGCCAGAGATTCTACTCCAAGCAGGGGTCGACCAAGGTTTCTTCCAGCCGGTACAGCATAGCGCAAGTCTCATATGAACTGAATGTCTTGGGAACTCGAGGTCCAAGGCGGATGAACTGTGTAATGCACTCCATCCCAGCTTCATGCCTTGAGGCTGGTGGCAGTGTCCCTTGCCAGCCAGATAGCATCGGTGCCCGCACTGTCGGTGGATCCTTCAGCAGTGTCTCCTTGTCAAAGCCATCTACTATGGACCACTCCATGCATTTCAGCAGTTCCCGGTTCTCCGACGCCGTAACAGGGGATGGCATTGTTAGCAGAGGCCAGGCATTGAGTGACGCTGACGACGAAGAGTGCAGGGACACACCTTTGGTCCTCCGCAACAAGGCCCCGAGATGGCACGAGCAGTTGCAGTGCTGGTGCCTCAACTTCCGGGGCCGGGTGACTGTCGCCTCGGTCAAGAACTTCCAGCTAGTCGCCGCGACGACACAGCCTGCTGCCGCCGGAGCTCCGACCCCACCGCAGGCAGCCCCGCCGCCAGGTCCAGCTCCAGGTCCACTTCCGCCGGACCAGGAGGTCTTACTGCAGTTCGGGAAGGTCGGCAAGGACATCTTCACCATGGATTACTGCTACCCGCTGTCCGCTTTCCAGGCCTTCGCCATCTGCCTGAGCAGCTTCGACACCAAGCTGGCCTGCGAATAA